atgtggactaggggacactgcagcacaaaTCCATTCAGACTAGCTACAGGCTGATCGtggtgcttatgattagatttgaatggatttgaacccttagtccGACAGGACGTCAAGTCTTAAAttggaggagtatgtgaggactcatgcaggcgtgtgtttagtcccacatcggttattcgctgggtagaacttaggtacttatataagatcaaggaatataaataatacctttcggctagccattttgaatgaggtcctaggttgtgaCAAAAATAACTAAGAGTGAGCTTGAGGATGAGTTGGATGATCAGAAGTGAAACATGGAGCataaagaaaggaaaacaagcaaattcattactaaataattaaaacaaaagTCAAAATTCAATTGGGAAATGTGAGAGAACAAAAAGAACTCAAAAGATCCTAGACATAAGAGATTCCTCTAACACCTTCTCTGCACCTCCATCTCCCTCAATTCCTTCCTATCTGATTCCAATGCATTCACTGAGTGTTGTTCTGCTCAATTGACAAGTTGCACGATGATgactccttctcctccaacgcCTCCCTCGTCTTTGACACCTCCTTTGATGGATCGATTTGTTAAGCATAGCAACATTTCCTGCCCAAAACCCCAGCCCTCATATCCTGTTCTTCCCTTCCAGCGAAATCAGCATCCATCGAGTCCCGCCGGTCTGCCAATCCTTTGATTGCCAAAGAATGAGCTAATTATATTGTTAGGAGAAACTACCAAAGGAAGAGAAATGGCTAGAAAGAGAGAGGCACGATTATTAAAGAAATGACAACATCTATTATTTATATGTTTTAAATCGTAAATTTATTTGAGAATATTTCAGTTATTTTCGGAGGTATGATCAACTGAAACTTTTGCTATTTGTTTTTAGAAGTATAGATTTTTATTGTCACAACTATTGTTattgctatttttttattttttttattagagaAAAAGAGTTGCAAGCCTCCTTAGGAACATAATTTCCATGACATTGTTCACCATTATATCGGAATCCCTAAATTCATAGGCAAAATTAGTAAACTAGAGAATATCTAAATATGAGACTTCTTGTTTGGTTGTGTCACACCCACGACTTTGGGACaagggttgtatcttttgcaccaaaaaaaaaaaattaccttcCTTCGCACGAAACCATCATTCCTTTGAAGCCTGTTTAGGTGGATGAAAGATAAAGTTTAAAGTGCTTTGAGATATGAGTAATGCACGGTCTTTGATTAATTTGCGCAAAGGATACAACCTCCGACCATGATTTTGTTACATATCAAACCAAATTTATTAGTAGTCTCAGTTGAGCCAACCTACATTGCATCCCACTGCAGAGCATCCTATGTAGCATAGTCAAAGTGTCAGCAAGTCGGTAGCCTAAGTATTATGGCAAGCAAGGACATGAGTTATCTATTGAAGTGAATAGCCATGAAGATCCTTGGAGTTCCCATATCCTTTAGACTCCTGTACTGTATCTCGTGGGTTATAGCAATCCATGCATTTATGTAGAAGGCATTTGAGGTGTCATATTATATCTATATAAATCTTTGTACTCGGCCATTTTAGAGACGGTCAAGAATTGAATACAAAGCCATTAGTGAGTTTGTCCAATTATCCAATTCTACTTCTCACCACAACATTAAGAGTGATTTAATGGCCCAAGCATCTGAGCCCAACAAACATCCAGAGCTAACAAACTTTGTTTCCTTGCATATCAGAAGGCACAGCCAGATATCCCACCAGAGATTGAAAGGCTCTATCTTATTATTAATATCCAACCGACagtacctttttttttccatcctTTGTCCTAAATCAGTTCCTTTTTTAACTAATGGTATTCCTTCTATATCTTAATCAGCTTTACTCTCCGAGGTAGCCGGCAACCGCAACCCCCTTCGAGCTTCCGGCCAGCTTCGAGGCCCTTCTCCATGGAGACACCCTGCGGCCTCCCCAGCCGAAAGGACAACAAGGTCGTGTTCGTCTTGGGAGCGACCGGCTCCGGAAAATCCAAGCTGGCCATCGCCCTCGCCACCCAATTCGACGGCGAAATAATCAACTCCGACAAGATGCAAGTGTACGGCGGCCTCGACGTGATCACCAATAAGGTGACCAAGGAGGAGTCCGCCGGCATCCCCCATCACTTGCTAGGTGTCGTCCACCCGGATGCCGACTTCACCGCATCAGATTTCTGCCGCGAGGCCGTGCATGCCATCGACTCCATCCTCGGGCGCGGTCGCGTCCCCATCGTCGCCGGCGGCTCCAACTCGTACATTGAGGGGCTGGTCGACGGCGAGGGCGGCGAGTTCCGGTCCCGGTACCAGTGCTTGTTCCTGTGGGTGGACGCGGCGCTGCCGCTCCTCCACTCCTTCGTGTCGGCACGGGTGGATAGGATGGCGGAGAAGGGGCTGGTGGAGGAGGCGCGAAGCTTGTTCCACGCCAATGCGGACTACTCCCGCGGTATCCGGAGGTCGATCGGGGTGCCCGAGATGGACCATTACTTCCGCATGGAGGCATCGGCGGACGAGGAAACCCGGGCCAGGATTTTGGAGGCGGCGGTGGATGAGATCAAGGCCAATACATGCAAGCTGACCTGCATTCAGCTGCAGAAGATCCACCGCTTCTGCACCCTCCCTGGTTGGGACCTGCACCGCATCGACGCCGGCGAGTTCTTTCTGAAGCGAGGCCAGGAGGGGGAGGCCGAGGCATGGGAGAAGGTGGTGGAGAGTCCCAGCACGGAGATCGTGCGAAGATTTCTGACCGGGGCCGGTGGGGTTAAGCATATGGCTGGTGAAGAAGGAACCGCCGACGATAACAAGGAGGATAACGGTGAGGTTGCCGATAAACATGGAACCGCAGGGAAGTACAAGGATGAGAATTGCGAGGTTAAGCATGTGGCTGGTGACGATGGAGCCACCGATCGCAAGAACGCGGATGAAAACGGGAGTGAAGCTGGTGCCAATGGAGAAGGACCCAAGAACGTGGTTAAGGATGTGAAGGGTGAGACTGAGACTGGTCATGTTAATGGAATAGCAGCCAACCGTGAGGTTTAATCTGCCATGGACAAACCTTATGTTTATGAAGaaccaaaataattaataataataataataataataataatgatgatgatgatgatgtgcgTCTAGATTTTAGTTTTGTAGCTGGAGTTATTAGAtttattatgaaattttaaagagtcgaatggagagagagaagagaagtaCAACTTTGTACAACTTTCAGAATGAAAGTGGATTTATCAAATTCACTGCATggatagtaataataataataataataataattgttaCGATGGGAAAATCATTGGCACCAATATTGTGGCTTGCATGCATCTCATGTGTTGAGACTTGGAACGAATGAAGGATGGGCGAGCttattatatatatagtttGTAAAAGATTTCTGACTTCGTGCACCAGcttggatgcatgcatgcatggcgTTCTGATTTTGCTAGCCTTTTGAAACGAGCCCATCCATCTGGAGGGTTCCGTTTTCTTTGCTTTTGTCGTGTGAATGGGAATCCTAATTATTTACTTCTCTTGATGAGGATAATATTCCTAAGGTCGTGAAAGCCCCCAATGTTCACGGAGTTATATTATTTAAAGATATATACGTGGTGGAAGCACGAATCCTCTTTGCATTTATGTCTTCTTTATCTCCTCTTTGTTTTACCGTTTGAACTGGATGAGGTTTAGAGTGGCAGGTTATAATTTGCCAACCGAGATGGAATAAATTCTGCAATCCTTACTTGTTTCGTTGGTGCGAAGAATTTTTTTCCTCACTAAAATATTTTAACTCGCAAACCGATCTCCGAAAAAGtagtttttacattttttttttaactttaatggccatttcatacatcacggatatgaatacacccaatagaaTCGGAAAACAAAAGATTCTGAAGTGCTCCGGGTATCTCTCTCTCCCCAGTCCATAGGGTACCTCCTGAGTGGCTCGCAACATATGctgccacccagtcggccgccccattggcctcacgatatacatgcatgGCCTGAAATGTAACACTCTCCCTCGCCATCTCCCAAATGCGGCGGAGCAGGGGGTGAACTCTAGAGTAGTTTATGTTTTGTTGAGCATCCATTTTTTCTAGAGAAGTTGTGTAAAATACCTATTATGCcgttaataaagaaaaagatcctACCCCAatctatctaaaagcttaagaacatttttggaagaaaaaaaattcaatttcaGTGAGTAGAAATTGGACTTTTCCATGTCTCTCATAGATTTTTTCCCACAAAGTGTAGAGATCTTATTCCCATAAAAAAGTCACTTTTTCcatgcatatacatacatacgtatgtacatagatacatacccacacacacacatacaagcTAAAGTGACTTCCCAAATTTTGTATTACAATAATAGAGATGTATAATGAATTAACCCTTATATATTTATTGatgttatttgaaaaaaaaattaatgatagaaGGTGAACTAAAAAAGAATTATATAATGTCCAAAGATGTCAAACTTGTTACAATCTACAACCACAATAAACTAATCTTTTATTCAAAAGAAAGTTAGTTACCAAATCATGAGTGAAAAATCTGTCGTAACCCAAGACCTCGTCTTGGGTTCcttaatc
This region of Phoenix dactylifera cultivar Barhee BC4 unplaced genomic scaffold, palm_55x_up_171113_PBpolish2nd_filt_p 002018F, whole genome shotgun sequence genomic DNA includes:
- the LOC103718073 gene encoding adenylate isopentenyltransferase 5, chloroplastic-like, with product METPCGLPSRKDNKVVFVLGATGSGKSKLAIALATQFDGEIINSDKMQVYGGLDVITNKVTKEESAGIPHHLLGVVHPDADFTASDFCREAVHAIDSILGRGRVPIVAGGSNSYIEGLVDGEGGEFRSRYQCLFLWVDAALPLLHSFVSARVDRMAEKGLVEEARSLFHANADYSRGIRRSIGVPEMDHYFRMEASADEETRARILEAAVDEIKANTCKLTCIQLQKIHRFCTLPGWDLHRIDAGEFFLKRGQEGEAEAWEKVVESPSTEIVRRFLTGAGGVKHMAGEEGTADDNKEDNGEVADKHGTAGKYKDENCEVKHVAGDDGATDRKNADENGSEAGANGEGPKNVVKDVKGETETGHVNGIAANREV